Proteins from one Cicer arietinum cultivar CDC Frontier isolate Library 1 chromosome 3, Cicar.CDCFrontier_v2.0, whole genome shotgun sequence genomic window:
- the LOC101499846 gene encoding myb-related protein 306-like yields the protein MGRPPCCDKEGVKKGPWTPEEDIILVTYIQEHGPGNWRAVPTKTGLSRCSKSCRLRWTNYLRPGIKRGNFTEQEEKMIIHLQDLLGNRWAAIASYLPQRTDNDIKNYWNTHLKKKLKKLQTDNNSEGNFEDEKFSSSSSQRIPRGQWERRLQTDIQMAKKALSEALSPQKPISSNFSSSMSSNIKEQPHQSICYASSADNIARLLKGWMKNPQKSSKSSLTQNSFNNFVVSAGTDTASSGTKCGEYLSETFESLFGFEPLESFESSNSEFSQSLSPDHASTILQDESKPDHIANEMPFSLLEKWLLDEASCPDKNSVRLW from the exons ATGGGAAGACCACCTTGTTGTGACAAAGAAGGTGTTAAGAAAGGACCATGGACTCCTGAAGAAGATATCATACTTGTTACTTATATACAAGAACATGGTCCTGGAAATTGGAGGGCGGTTCCTACAAAGACAG GGTTGTCAAGATGTAGCAAAAGTTGTAGACTTAGATGGACTAATTACTTGAGGCCAGGAATCAAAAGGGGTAACTTCACTGAACAAGAAGAGAAGATGATTATCCATCTTCAAGATCTTTTAGGAAATAG ATGGGCTGCAATAGCTTCATACCTTCCACAAAGAACAGataatgacataaaaaattattggaacACTCATTTGAAAAAGAAGCTGAAGAAATTGCAAACAGATAATAATTCTGAAGGAAATTTTGAAGATGAAAAattttcatcatcatcatcacaaagAATTCCAAGAGGTCAATGGGAAAGAAGGCTTCAAACAGATATTCAAATGGCTAAAAAAGCTCTTAGTGAAGCACTTTCACCACAAAAACCAATATCTTCAAATTTTTcatcatcaatgtcttcaaatATTAAAGAACAACCTCATCAATCAATTTGCTATGCTTCAAGTGCTGACAACATAGCTCGTTTATTAAAGGGTTGGATGAAAAATCCACAAAAATCATCTAAAAGTTCTTTGACTCAAAATTCATTCAACAATTTTGTAGTTTCAGCAGGGACTGATACTGCTTCTAGTGGAACAAAGTGTGGTGAATATTTGTCTGAGACCTTTGAATCTTTGTTTGGTTTTGAGCCTTTGGAGTCTTTTGAGTCTTCAAATTCTGAATTCTCTCAATCTTTGTCACCTGATCATGCAAGTACTATTTTACAAGATGAGAGTAAGCCTGATCATATTGCTAATGAAATGCCATTTTCTTTGCTTGAGAAATGGCTTCTTGATGAGGCTAGTTGTCCTGACAAAAATAGTGTTAGGTTATGGTGA